The Natronogracilivirga saccharolytica genome includes a window with the following:
- a CDS encoding CotH kinase family protein: protein MELPGFSVFRQTGAALLLAILLIAAASPSDAQVLINEVQSSNSSTLADEDGDYEDWIELYNTGDEPFDISHFGLSDDFDRPFRWTFPEGTVIGAGEFLLVWASGKDRNDPERELHTNFSIAQAGEEVLLTHFQTGERLDEIDPIEIPSDQSYGRDPDGSDNWVFFRNPTPGESNTDGDHALIPEAVTFSKKGGFYQDSIDIALSAEEGYEIRYTLDGSVPTAASQRYRDPIRITDRSDEPNDLSTIIEISNNYGNAAPPIEKVFKGTVVRAAAFGRGVRSDVVTQTYFVDERGDDRYSVPVISLSSHADSLFGYDRGIYVLGRRWDEDGQRHGLGADANFAGRGHDWERPMHMEMYETDGSQVVSQDIGVRIHGGASRHFPQKSFRLYSRSDYGTSRFRYRFFPEMDLDNFNRLILRHSGQDVTMTMFRDAYIQETVKHMNFPTQAARAVKVFINGEYWGLYNIRERFDIHFLETHYDVDREEVDLMTGNAVLKDGSRDHYDGLVSYFEQHGARDDEHLEHIQTMMDTENFRDYYIAQIYARNTDWPHNNIDYWRYQSDYNPDADIPEQDGRWRWMMFDMDFGFGWQSENFPFVPNDWDGPRLLDRRAHTRNMFDHVFDDNWSTMMFRELMQNRSFREDFYLRFADMLNTTFRPERMEAVLDSMKAIYEPEIKEHIIRWNKNEPEVWDHFYRPVISKQEWVDEVNVMREFVEKRQEYQWDHLLDRTGYRTSDLTVDVSDPALGHVRVNSIDITGSTEGVEADPWPWTGTYPRELTSTLSAKPAEEAVFERWLQVVEDDTIVYSTEENVKLKPGEDIHLLAEFRRLTVVSEEAKEIPDQFRIKQNYPNPFNNQTVIPYQLPENAAVTLDIYSADGRLVRSIREGTQQPGEHSVRVDASGMASGVYIARLNMEPQSGGNPVRESIKMVIVR from the coding sequence ATGGAATTACCAGGTTTTTCTGTTTTCAGGCAGACCGGCGCCGCATTGCTGCTCGCAATTCTCCTGATTGCCGCCGCATCGCCTTCAGATGCGCAGGTACTGATAAACGAAGTTCAGTCATCAAACAGCTCCACCCTCGCTGATGAAGACGGTGACTACGAAGACTGGATCGAATTATACAATACCGGAGACGAGCCATTCGACATCAGCCATTTCGGACTCTCCGACGATTTTGACCGGCCGTTTCGATGGACCTTTCCGGAGGGTACGGTCATCGGCGCCGGCGAATTTCTACTGGTATGGGCTTCCGGAAAAGACCGTAACGATCCCGAAAGAGAGCTCCATACCAATTTCAGTATTGCCCAGGCCGGAGAAGAAGTGCTGCTCACCCATTTTCAGACAGGTGAACGCCTCGACGAAATCGACCCCATCGAAATTCCTTCGGACCAGTCCTATGGCCGCGATCCGGACGGCAGCGACAACTGGGTCTTCTTCCGGAACCCAACCCCCGGTGAATCCAATACCGATGGTGATCATGCCCTGATCCCTGAGGCCGTCACCTTTTCGAAAAAAGGCGGATTCTATCAGGACTCCATCGACATCGCACTCTCTGCCGAAGAGGGATATGAAATTCGTTACACCCTGGATGGTTCGGTTCCCACTGCAGCCTCACAGCGGTACCGGGACCCCATCCGGATAACCGACCGGTCCGACGAGCCCAACGACCTTTCCACCATCATCGAAATATCCAATAATTACGGGAATGCCGCCCCGCCCATCGAGAAGGTGTTCAAAGGAACGGTAGTCCGGGCAGCCGCTTTCGGACGCGGTGTCCGCAGTGATGTGGTTACCCAAACCTATTTTGTGGATGAACGCGGCGATGATCGCTACTCTGTTCCGGTTATTTCTCTGAGTTCGCATGCCGACAGCCTGTTCGGATATGACCGCGGGATTTATGTGCTGGGCCGGCGATGGGACGAGGACGGGCAACGGCACGGCCTTGGAGCCGATGCCAATTTTGCCGGACGCGGGCACGACTGGGAGCGCCCGATGCACATGGAAATGTATGAGACCGACGGATCGCAGGTAGTTTCGCAGGACATTGGCGTCAGGATACACGGCGGTGCATCCCGGCATTTCCCGCAAAAAAGCTTCCGTTTGTATTCGCGAAGTGATTACGGCACCAGTCGGTTCCGCTATCGTTTCTTCCCGGAGATGGATCTGGACAACTTCAACCGTCTGATACTGCGGCATTCCGGGCAGGATGTAACCATGACCATGTTCCGCGACGCCTACATCCAGGAAACCGTAAAGCACATGAATTTTCCCACTCAGGCAGCCAGGGCGGTCAAGGTGTTTATCAACGGAGAGTACTGGGGCCTGTACAACATCCGCGAGCGTTTTGACATCCATTTTCTGGAGACCCATTACGATGTTGACCGCGAAGAGGTTGACCTGATGACCGGTAACGCCGTTCTGAAGGACGGGTCCCGCGACCATTATGACGGGCTGGTATCCTACTTTGAACAGCACGGCGCCCGGGATGACGAGCACCTGGAACACATTCAAACGATGATGGACACCGAAAACTTCCGTGACTACTATATAGCCCAGATATATGCGCGGAATACCGACTGGCCCCACAACAACATCGACTACTGGCGGTATCAAAGCGACTACAATCCGGATGCGGATATCCCCGAACAGGACGGCCGCTGGCGCTGGATGATGTTCGACATGGATTTCGGCTTCGGGTGGCAATCGGAAAATTTCCCGTTTGTCCCCAACGACTGGGACGGGCCCCGGCTGCTCGACCGGCGCGCACATACCCGGAATATGTTCGACCATGTTTTTGATGATAACTGGTCCACGATGATGTTCCGCGAACTTATGCAAAACCGGTCGTTTCGTGAGGATTTTTACCTGCGTTTTGCCGATATGCTCAACACCACATTCCGCCCGGAACGGATGGAGGCCGTTCTGGACTCCATGAAGGCGATTTACGAACCCGAAATCAAAGAACATATCATCCGGTGGAACAAAAACGAACCGGAGGTCTGGGACCATTTTTACCGGCCTGTCATCTCAAAGCAGGAATGGGTGGATGAAGTCAATGTCATGCGCGAGTTTGTTGAAAAGCGTCAAGAATATCAATGGGATCACCTTCTGGACCGGACCGGCTACCGGACATCAGATCTGACCGTAGATGTATCCGACCCAGCACTAGGACATGTCCGGGTCAACTCCATCGACATCACCGGATCGACCGAGGGTGTTGAAGCCGACCCGTGGCCCTGGACCGGCACCTATCCCCGCGAACTCACATCCACCCTGTCTGCAAAACCCGCAGAAGAGGCAGTTTTTGAGCGTTGGCTGCAGGTTGTTGAGGATGATACCATAGTCTATTCAACGGAGGAAAACGTAAAGCTGAAACCGGGAGAAGATATCCACCTTCTTGCCGAATTTCGCCGCCTGACAGTCGTATCTGAGGAAGCGAAGGAAATCCCGGATCAATTCCGGATAAAGCAAAACTACCCAAACCCGTTTAACAACCAGACCGTTATTCCGTATCAGCTTCCCGAAAATGCGGCTGTAACACTGGACATTTACAGTGCTGACGGCCGGCTGGTGCGCAGTATCCGTGAAGGAACGCAGCAGCCCGGCGAACATTCCGTCCGTGTCGATGCCTCCGGCATGGCCAGCGGTGTCTACATTGCCCGGCTGAACATGGAGCCGCAGTCCGGAGGCAATCCTGTCCGCGAGTCAATCAAAATGGTGATTGTTCGTTAA
- a CDS encoding T9SS type A sorting domain-containing protein gives MIYPLKALKSCILMVLLAGFATSSMGQTTFTVNSLSDLPAETVGDGNCDTGETVSANGDQLVECTMRAAIQEANEVSDPVTINFSNQIPTTDAAFVNDQLSIISIESGLPWIENELTIDGTTHPLYDEDNELPRVYLDFTGPERFNISALRFRSGSNGSTVNSLGIINFTNNGILLTGGTGYTIENNIIGIRLSPGVAVNPGDIGGNGIVVRGASDTGASNITQISGNIVLNTDENGILIDEGSAASLVGDNIIGLRPGTSGDTFRPSWGNRGTGIKIAASAGQDNVIGSSFLSGPNTISNNDQGGIIAEADNQTIFGNYIGLPHNGERDSRDDLAEFGNDSSGVALFSSNNTVGGGGAAANTIANSEEAGIYVEGNDNSIRRNLIGTNSNGEEVGQEYGILIQSGTGNEVRSSLVANNRIGILVRSTDNTVVRNEVYDQELYGVQFAQGDNTLGSEDISDANVIGNNNTGVALTLFNAEGSSISILNNYIGTNEDGDDIGNKTGIRLSQNWNDLDIRIGSGSGDGNIIGYNTSEGIFTVLGFTRARIEGNYIGVDTDGNPIPNATGINLITSSDSHPTDNIIGYAAGETVSDEAGSAGKGNIIAYNTEYAVDLGRAEEDAVNNAIRGNSIFANSGGINLGMDNVDVGGGDAGPNNLQNFPEFDEEETTYNPNSGQIEFRYRVRTNAGNAAYPLDIDLYLVENEEQQGKTYLGSVSYSDGDATSWALGSVEPAFGTSIPDDATIVATATDSDGNTSQFSEVVQIAEPEEPVVPEPVALESPEAGAREVDDNTVYCWGSNEHASAGYEIQVDENEEFEDPVVSERVDESGCHTFGERDYAQTYYWRVRALTDDTEGEWSEVWSYTTIANIEPFALVAPADETDLTVEGDEDQEVVIEWEEAGSVASNELTYDWTLAGDSDLDDVLLESKSDNDGEDTQLTLTIGQLQDFLMDQGLAEGESITAYWNVTASAGDTARHAEETFSLTLGLPTETSADELAENPESFTLKQNYPNPFNPDTQIRYELPEEASVTLVVYNTLGQEVARLVNETQGPGEYEVSFDAGGLSSGTYIYRLQAGEFEQTRSMMMVK, from the coding sequence ATGATTTACCCTCTAAAAGCGCTAAAAAGCTGCATCCTGATGGTTCTGCTTGCTGGTTTTGCAACATCATCCATGGGACAAACAACCTTTACGGTCAATTCCCTGTCCGACCTGCCTGCCGAAACCGTGGGTGACGGCAATTGCGATACCGGTGAAACTGTTTCCGCCAATGGAGACCAGCTTGTCGAATGCACCATGCGTGCGGCCATTCAGGAAGCAAATGAAGTATCCGATCCGGTGACCATCAACTTTTCCAATCAGATACCCACAACCGATGCGGCCTTTGTCAATGATCAGCTTTCCATCATCTCCATTGAATCGGGTCTTCCCTGGATTGAAAACGAGCTGACCATCGACGGCACAACGCATCCCCTGTATGATGAAGACAATGAGCTGCCCAGAGTCTATCTCGATTTTACGGGACCTGAGCGGTTCAATATCAGTGCATTACGTTTCCGGTCAGGCAGTAACGGTTCTACCGTCAACAGTCTGGGAATCATCAATTTCACAAACAATGGTATCCTGCTGACAGGTGGTACTGGTTATACCATCGAGAACAATATCATTGGAATCCGTTTATCACCCGGAGTTGCCGTAAATCCCGGTGATATCGGAGGAAATGGTATTGTTGTACGTGGTGCTTCTGATACAGGCGCCTCAAACATTACACAGATCTCCGGCAATATCGTGTTGAATACGGACGAAAACGGTATCCTTATTGATGAAGGATCAGCAGCATCACTGGTGGGAGACAACATTATCGGCCTGCGACCCGGAACTTCCGGCGACACGTTTCGTCCTTCCTGGGGCAACCGTGGTACCGGTATCAAGATTGCCGCGTCTGCCGGACAGGATAATGTTATCGGAAGCTCCTTCCTTTCGGGACCCAACACCATCTCTAACAATGACCAGGGCGGTATCATCGCAGAGGCGGATAACCAGACCATTTTCGGCAACTACATCGGTCTGCCTCACAATGGTGAAAGGGATTCGAGAGACGATCTGGCCGAATTTGGAAATGATTCATCGGGTGTAGCCCTGTTCAGTTCCAATAATACCGTTGGTGGCGGTGGAGCTGCGGCCAATACTATAGCAAATTCCGAGGAGGCCGGTATCTATGTTGAAGGGAACGACAACAGTATCCGCAGAAATCTAATCGGCACCAATTCGAACGGAGAAGAAGTCGGACAGGAATATGGTATCCTGATCCAAAGCGGAACTGGCAATGAGGTAAGAAGTTCTCTGGTTGCCAACAATCGTATCGGCATTCTGGTTCGGTCAACAGACAACACAGTGGTGAGAAATGAGGTTTACGACCAGGAGTTGTATGGTGTCCAGTTTGCCCAAGGTGACAACACCCTGGGCTCCGAAGATATTTCCGATGCAAACGTAATTGGAAACAACAATACCGGAGTAGCACTTACTTTGTTCAATGCCGAAGGCAGCAGTATATCCATTCTGAACAATTATATCGGGACCAATGAAGACGGTGATGATATCGGTAATAAAACGGGTATCAGGTTATCCCAGAACTGGAATGATCTTGATATACGTATCGGCTCCGGTAGCGGTGACGGCAACATCATCGGTTACAATACTTCAGAAGGAATTTTCACGGTTCTTGGTTTTACACGTGCCCGCATAGAGGGTAATTATATTGGTGTCGATACTGATGGAAATCCAATTCCTAACGCCACCGGGATAAATCTCATAACTTCATCCGATAGCCATCCCACTGATAACATCATCGGTTACGCCGCCGGTGAAACGGTTTCCGATGAAGCAGGATCAGCCGGAAAAGGCAATATCATTGCTTACAATACCGAATACGCTGTGGATCTTGGTCGAGCTGAGGAAGATGCTGTCAATAATGCCATTCGCGGCAACAGCATATTTGCCAACAGCGGCGGTATCAACCTGGGAATGGATAATGTGGATGTGGGCGGCGGAGATGCCGGTCCGAACAATCTTCAGAATTTTCCGGAGTTTGATGAAGAGGAAACCACATACAATCCGAACAGCGGTCAGATAGAGTTCCGATACCGTGTCCGCACCAATGCCGGGAATGCTGCTTATCCCCTTGACATCGACCTTTACCTTGTTGAAAATGAAGAGCAGCAGGGAAAAACATACCTGGGATCGGTCAGCTACTCCGATGGTGACGCTACCAGCTGGGCCCTGGGATCAGTAGAGCCGGCATTCGGAACTTCCATTCCGGATGATGCAACGATCGTTGCCACTGCTACCGACAGTGACGGCAACACCAGTCAGTTCAGCGAGGTGGTCCAAATAGCCGAACCGGAAGAACCGGTTGTCCCCGAACCGGTAGCCCTGGAGTCGCCGGAAGCCGGAGCTCGTGAGGTTGACGACAACACCGTTTACTGCTGGGGCAGCAATGAACATGCCTCTGCGGGCTATGAAATCCAGGTCGATGAGAACGAAGAGTTCGAAGACCCGGTCGTAAGTGAAAGGGTCGATGAGTCCGGCTGCCACACCTTCGGTGAACGCGACTACGCCCAGACCTACTACTGGCGAGTCCGCGCTCTGACCGATGACACTGAAGGAGAATGGTCAGAGGTTTGGAGCTACACCACCATAGCCAACATCGAGCCGTTTGCCCTGGTTGCACCAGCAGACGAAACCGACCTCACGGTTGAAGGAGATGAAGATCAGGAAGTGGTCATTGAATGGGAAGAGGCCGGATCCGTTGCCTCAAATGAACTGACCTACGACTGGACACTTGCCGGTGACAGTGATCTGGATGATGTGCTGCTGGAAAGTAAATCGGATAATGACGGAGAAGATACCCAGCTCACGCTTACCATAGGTCAGCTTCAGGATTTCCTGATGGATCAGGGTCTTGCTGAAGGTGAATCAATAACCGCCTACTGGAATGTTACAGCCAGTGCCGGTGACACTGCGCGTCATGCCGAAGAAACCTTCTCCCTTACGCTCGGGCTTCCCACAGAAACCAGTGCGGATGAGCTTGCTGAAAATCCGGAATCCTTCACCCTCAAGCAGAATTATCCGAACCCATTCAACCCGGATACGCAAATCAGATACGAGCTTCCGGAAGAAGCTTCGGTTACACTTGTGGTTTACAACACGCTCGGCCAGGAAGTAGCCCGGCTTGTTAACGAAACACAGGGTCCCGGTGAATACGAAGTCAGCTTCGATGCCGGCGGACTTTCGAGCGGTACGTACATCTACCGCCTGCAGGCAGGCGAATTTGAACAGACACGAAGCATGATGATGGTCAAATAG
- the hisIE gene encoding bifunctional phosphoribosyl-AMP cyclohydrolase/phosphoribosyl-ATP diphosphatase HisIE, translating into MIAVDKLDFSSSDGLIPAVIQDSRTKQVLMLGYMDRDAVQKTLDTKKVTFYSRSRQRLWMKGEESGNVLHLVEIQEDCDKDALLVEAIPAGPTCHTGETSCFHQKPYSNDLAFLKELEELLYERKEQLPEGSYTSKMFRAGRDKLAQKVGEEAVETVIAVKNSREEFTYEASDLLFHLMMLLSSEDMTLQDLVSELETRHKK; encoded by the coding sequence ATGATCGCAGTTGACAAGCTTGATTTTTCATCCTCTGACGGATTGATACCGGCGGTTATTCAGGACAGCCGAACCAAACAGGTCCTCATGCTGGGGTATATGGACCGGGACGCTGTTCAGAAAACACTGGATACGAAAAAAGTAACCTTTTACAGCCGATCCAGACAAAGGCTCTGGATGAAAGGAGAAGAATCAGGCAATGTGCTGCACTTGGTGGAAATCCAGGAAGACTGCGATAAAGATGCACTGCTGGTTGAAGCCATACCGGCCGGACCTACCTGCCACACGGGCGAAACATCCTGTTTTCATCAGAAACCTTACAGCAATGATCTGGCCTTTCTGAAAGAACTGGAAGAGCTGCTGTATGAGCGCAAAGAGCAGCTGCCCGAGGGATCATATACCAGCAAGATGTTCCGTGCCGGCCGTGACAAACTTGCCCAGAAAGTGGGCGAAGAGGCGGTGGAAACCGTCATTGCCGTAAAAAACTCACGTGAAGAGTTCACCTACGAGGCATCCGACCTGCTTTTCCATCTGATGATGCTGCTCTCAAGTGAAGACATGACGCTCCAAGACCTTGTATCCGAACTTGAAACGCGCCACAAGAAGTAG
- the hisF gene encoding imidazole glycerol phosphate synthase subunit HisF: MLAKRIIPCLDIKNGRTVKGVNFVGLIDAGDPVELAGRYSEEGADELVFLDITATNEKRKTLVPLVQDIARHIRIPFTVGGGIRSTDEIAALLHAGADKVSLNSSIVRNPGLITEAADRFGSQCIVAAVDAKSKGSSWNVYINAGQKDTGLDAVDWCEEVARRGAGEILLTSMDRDGTKIGFDNTLLSKISSTVSIPLIASGGAGTVEHCIDAVTVGQADAVLAASIFHFREIEISDLKRVMHDSGIPVRL; this comes from the coding sequence TTGCTGGCAAAACGAATCATTCCCTGTCTTGATATAAAAAACGGCCGGACGGTCAAAGGTGTAAATTTTGTCGGGCTCATAGATGCCGGTGATCCGGTTGAACTGGCCGGACGCTACTCTGAAGAAGGAGCCGATGAGCTTGTCTTTCTCGACATCACCGCCACCAATGAAAAACGTAAAACACTTGTGCCCCTGGTTCAGGACATCGCCCGTCATATCCGGATTCCCTTTACAGTGGGAGGCGGAATACGCAGCACTGATGAAATAGCGGCACTGCTTCACGCTGGTGCTGACAAAGTATCCCTGAACAGCAGCATCGTGCGCAATCCCGGACTGATTACCGAAGCCGCCGACCGTTTCGGGTCGCAGTGTATTGTTGCGGCGGTGGATGCCAAGTCCAAAGGCAGCTCCTGGAATGTATATATTAATGCCGGACAAAAAGATACCGGCCTTGATGCCGTTGACTGGTGCGAAGAGGTGGCCCGGCGCGGCGCCGGTGAGATTCTGCTGACCAGCATGGACCGCGACGGAACGAAAATCGGTTTTGACAATACGTTGCTCTCGAAAATATCATCGACCGTTTCCATTCCGCTGATAGCCAGCGGCGGAGCGGGAACGGTGGAGCATTGTATCGATGCTGTTACAGTAGGGCAGGCCGATGCCGTACTTGCTGCCAGTATTTTCCACTTCCGTGAAATCGAAATTTCGGATCTGAAACGGGTGATGCATGACAGCGGCATCCCCGTCAGGCTGTAA
- a CDS encoding DUF4139 domain-containing protein: protein MNPDLISGNRHDTAVVPVPFYLKWLILPFAAMIFLPAVLSASQKGQKQLDLTVYQGFGWIQDTRTFELVEGSNEIRFPGIARQLDTGSVRLESDGELISLRTDMGHYGWDDTFEDLKGEQVRLISSYGELVEGKISDYVHGRLYLEKSDGKYTMIPNPHSYRVELKELPGPPASGANILARVNMHSAGEFPVTLSYVLGNIGWRMDYSLVVDEDTGTGVLTGLAGIRNDTGTDFKQASVRLVAGQINVRPGHFHAPADARGEVAAMAEQADTQPDRYSDFYVYEISEKLDLEKHGMYQVPLVSSEKVSFRKQYRHMIRPFSGSSDDPQNADIRFIFSNTEEDGLGKPLPAGNARVYAREAEGSVRLIGQDRISHTSSGDEIRLGTGKAFDIRVIETVTGREEISRNVREEDRKITAKNESEEPVTVTLELPLHRNITVTASDTDPVSETADRKVYEISVPAEGEQTFSITLRQGN from the coding sequence ATGAATCCGGACCTTATCTCCGGAAACCGGCACGACACCGCTGTTGTGCCGGTTCCATTTTATCTGAAATGGCTGATTCTGCCGTTTGCTGCAATGATTTTTCTGCCGGCAGTTCTGTCAGCATCACAGAAGGGACAAAAACAGCTGGATCTTACCGTTTATCAGGGGTTCGGCTGGATACAGGACACCAGAACTTTTGAGCTGGTGGAAGGATCAAATGAAATTCGGTTCCCCGGCATCGCCAGACAGCTCGATACCGGATCGGTACGGCTTGAAAGTGACGGGGAGCTGATCTCCCTGCGAACCGATATGGGGCATTACGGCTGGGATGATACTTTTGAGGATCTGAAAGGTGAGCAGGTCCGGCTGATCAGCAGCTACGGTGAGCTTGTGGAGGGAAAAATAAGCGATTATGTTCACGGCCGCCTCTATCTGGAAAAAAGTGACGGCAAGTACACCATGATTCCCAATCCGCACAGCTACCGGGTGGAGCTTAAGGAACTTCCCGGCCCACCCGCTTCCGGAGCAAATATCCTGGCCCGGGTGAACATGCATTCTGCCGGGGAATTCCCTGTTACACTTTCGTATGTTCTGGGTAACATCGGATGGAGAATGGACTATTCCCTTGTTGTTGATGAAGATACCGGAACCGGCGTGCTGACCGGACTGGCCGGTATCCGCAATGATACCGGAACGGATTTTAAACAGGCTTCAGTCAGACTGGTTGCCGGACAGATCAATGTGAGACCGGGTCATTTTCATGCTCCGGCAGATGCCAGGGGAGAAGTTGCGGCAATGGCCGAACAGGCTGATACGCAGCCTGACCGGTATTCTGATTTTTATGTCTATGAGATATCTGAAAAACTGGACCTTGAAAAGCACGGGATGTACCAGGTACCTCTTGTATCATCGGAAAAGGTGTCTTTCCGGAAGCAGTACCGCCATATGATACGTCCATTCTCCGGAAGCAGTGATGACCCGCAAAACGCGGACATCCGTTTTATTTTCTCCAATACGGAAGAGGATGGATTGGGCAAACCGTTGCCGGCGGGCAATGCGCGGGTATATGCAAGGGAGGCAGAGGGGAGTGTCCGGCTGATCGGGCAGGACCGCATTTCACATACATCCTCCGGAGATGAAATCCGTCTGGGCACGGGCAAGGCGTTTGACATCCGCGTCATCGAAACCGTGACCGGGAGAGAGGAGATAAGCCGAAACGTCCGCGAGGAGGACCGGAAAATCACGGCGAAGAACGAATCAGAAGAACCGGTAACCGTCACGCTTGAACTTCCGCTGCACCGGAATATCACTGTTACAGCATCCGATACAGATCCCGTGAGTGAAACAGCAGACCGGAAGGTATACGAGATCAGTGTTCCTGCGGAAGGAGAGCAGACGTTCAGCATTACGCTTCGTCAGGGGAACTGA
- the hisA gene encoding 1-(5-phosphoribosyl)-5-[(5-phosphoribosylamino)methylideneamino]imidazole-4-carboxamide isomerase, protein MQVIPAIDLLNGQVVRLKKGDYEEVTVYSDNPASFVKKFREAGFTHIHVVDLNGAREGRFMNLPVIENIIEKTGVSVQFGGGIRSRGDIQTLMDVGVSRIVSSSMAVQRPDEWIASLDIYGGDTCILGLDIKDGKMAYGGWERISDEDAMDFLGSMVRVGVKTILCTDISRDGMLTGVNSGLYNEIAQRYPMVNTIASGGVASTEDLRQLAIEGLYGVVIGRAYYEGKISLEEMLSFHEDA, encoded by the coding sequence ATGCAAGTTATTCCAGCTATCGATTTGCTTAACGGGCAGGTTGTCCGGCTTAAAAAAGGCGACTACGAAGAGGTTACGGTTTATTCTGATAATCCGGCCTCCTTTGTCAAGAAATTTCGCGAAGCGGGTTTCACGCATATACATGTTGTTGATCTCAACGGGGCACGCGAAGGCCGTTTCATGAATTTGCCGGTCATTGAAAATATTATTGAAAAAACCGGTGTGAGTGTTCAGTTTGGCGGAGGTATCCGCAGCCGGGGAGACATCCAGACGTTGATGGATGTCGGCGTATCCCGTATAGTCAGCAGCTCCATGGCCGTTCAGCGTCCGGATGAATGGATTGCCTCGCTGGATATCTATGGCGGGGACACATGCATCCTTGGCCTTGATATCAAGGACGGCAAAATGGCCTATGGCGGATGGGAGCGCATTTCCGATGAAGATGCGATGGATTTCCTCGGCAGCATGGTGCGTGTCGGAGTAAAAACCATTCTGTGCACCGATATTTCACGGGACGGTATGCTTACCGGTGTAAACTCGGGACTTTACAACGAAATAGCGCAGCGATATCCGATGGTAAACACTATTGCATCAGGCGGCGTTGCAAGTACAGAAGACCTGCGACAGCTTGCCATTGAAGGACTTTATGGTGTCGTGATAGGACGCGCCTACTATGAAGGAAAAATCTCCCTTGAAGAGATGCTCTCCTTTCATGAAGATGCGTAA